One window from the genome of Rhodobacteraceae bacterium S2214 encodes:
- a CDS encoding BolA family transcriptional regulator: MGLEVEIIDAIKTKLNPASFEVINESHLHAGHAGDDGSGESHWKIVLDAPDLADKTRIARHRAVHAALGPDIISRLHALAISFR, encoded by the coding sequence ATGGGGCTTGAAGTCGAAATAATTGACGCGATCAAAACGAAGCTGAATCCGGCGTCGTTTGAGGTGATCAACGAAAGCCATCTGCATGCGGGTCACGCAGGCGATGATGGGTCCGGTGAAAGCCACTGGAAGATCGTGCTGGATGCACCTGATTTAGCAGACAAAACGCGCATTGCGCGGCACCGCGCAGTGCACGCGGCGTTAGGGCCTGACATCATCAGTAGGCTGCATGCATTGGCGATTTCGTTCCGCTGA
- the gatB gene encoding Asp-tRNA(Asn)/Glu-tRNA(Gln) amidotransferase subunit GatB — protein sequence MLDLTYDTPAPKVIAGAKHDWELVIGLEVHAQVATKAKLFSGASTLFGAEPNSNVAFVDAGMPGMLPVINEECVAQAVRTGLGLKAEINLFSAFDRKNYFYPDLPQGYQISQLYHPIVGEGEVLVELGDGTARNVRVERIHLEQDAGKSVHDMDPNMSFVDLNRTGVALMEIVSRPDIRGPEEAAAYVSKLRQILRYLGTCDGNMQNGNLRADVNVSICRPGQYEKYMETQDFSHLGTRCEIKNMNSMRFIQAAIDVEARRQIALVEDGKEVVQETRLYDPDKNETRSMRSKEEAHDYRYFPDPDLLPLEIEQDWVDDLASKLPELPDAKKSRFMADFGLSDYDASVLTADVTNAAFFEAVAEGRDGKLAANWVINELFGRLKKDDKDVTESPISAARLGQIVGLIKSDKISGKIAKDVFEIAYTSDRDPEEIVATEGMEQVTDTGAIEAAVDEIIAANPAQVEKAKVNPKLVGFFVGQVMKATGGKANPAAVNKLVSEKLGL from the coding sequence ATGTTGGACCTGACATACGACACCCCTGCCCCCAAAGTGATCGCTGGTGCGAAGCATGATTGGGAGCTTGTGATCGGCCTTGAAGTCCACGCGCAGGTCGCGACCAAAGCGAAACTTTTTTCCGGCGCATCCACCCTCTTCGGCGCAGAGCCGAACAGCAACGTGGCCTTCGTGGACGCAGGCATGCCCGGCATGTTGCCCGTCATTAACGAAGAATGCGTCGCGCAGGCGGTTCGCACGGGTCTGGGCCTGAAAGCCGAAATTAACCTGTTCTCTGCCTTCGACCGGAAGAACTACTTCTACCCTGATCTGCCGCAAGGCTACCAGATTTCCCAACTTTACCACCCGATCGTCGGCGAAGGTGAAGTCTTGGTCGAACTCGGTGACGGCACAGCCCGCAACGTCCGCGTGGAACGCATCCACCTTGAACAAGACGCTGGTAAATCTGTGCACGACATGGACCCGAACATGTCCTTCGTGGACCTGAACCGAACCGGCGTGGCGCTGATGGAAATCGTATCGCGTCCTGACATCCGTGGGCCTGAAGAAGCAGCTGCCTATGTGTCGAAACTACGCCAAATCCTCCGCTACCTCGGGACCTGCGACGGCAACATGCAAAACGGCAACCTGCGGGCTGACGTGAACGTATCGATCTGCCGTCCGGGCCAATACGAGAAATACATGGAAACGCAGGACTTTAGCCACCTCGGCACGCGCTGCGAAATCAAAAACATGAACTCGATGCGGTTTATTCAAGCCGCCATTGATGTGGAGGCCCGCCGCCAGATCGCCCTCGTCGAGGACGGCAAAGAGGTTGTGCAGGAAACACGGCTCTACGATCCGGACAAGAACGAAACGCGTTCTATGCGGTCAAAGGAAGAAGCACACGATTACCGCTACTTCCCCGATCCGGACCTGCTGCCGCTCGAAATCGAACAGGACTGGGTCGATGATCTGGCGTCCAAATTGCCGGAACTGCCAGACGCCAAGAAATCCCGTTTCATGGCGGACTTCGGCCTGTCCGACTACGACGCCTCCGTGCTGACCGCCGACGTGACCAACGCGGCGTTCTTTGAAGCCGTGGCCGAAGGCCGCGACGGCAAACTGGCGGCGAACTGGGTGATCAACGAACTGTTTGGGCGCCTTAAGAAAGACGACAAAGACGTCACCGAAAGCCCAATTTCAGCGGCACGTTTGGGCCAGATCGTCGGCCTGATCAAATCCGACAAGATCAGCGGCAAGATCGCCAAAGACGTGTTCGAAATCGCCTACACCTCTGACCGTGACCCCGAAGAAATCGTCGCGACCGAAGGCATGGAGCAGGTCACAGACACAGGCGCGATCGAGGCCGCTGTGGATGAAATCATCGCCGCCAACCCCGCGCAGGTCGAAAAAGCCAAAGTGAACCCGAAGCTGGTCGGCTTCTTCGTCGGCCAAGTGATGAAGGCGACAGGCGGCAAAGCGAACCCCGCGGCCGTGAACAAATTGGTCAGCGAAAAACTAGGCCTTTAA
- a CDS encoding J domain-containing protein yields the protein MKKDDPFGFDMSVSSAKKKNPRGRRGMSGASETSQRVCEHEGCQEQAKFRAPKSPDTMDDYFWFCQEHVREYNLKWNFFDGTSEAELMAQQAKDKVWERPTKPFKRSEEERAWARLGVDDPHQVLGQNATQNPGRNAKLGSTRRLPPTERRAIEILEAKDTQSKPQIRKQYKALIKVLHPDMNGGDRSQEEQLSEVVWAWDQIKASKHFREKD from the coding sequence ATGAAGAAAGATGATCCGTTTGGTTTTGATATGTCCGTCTCCAGCGCGAAGAAGAAAAATCCGCGCGGCCGACGGGGGATGTCAGGGGCATCAGAGACATCGCAACGCGTTTGCGAACATGAAGGCTGCCAAGAGCAGGCCAAATTCCGTGCGCCAAAGTCACCCGACACAATGGATGACTATTTCTGGTTCTGCCAAGAACACGTGCGGGAATACAATCTGAAGTGGAACTTCTTCGACGGCACGTCCGAAGCTGAATTGATGGCCCAGCAGGCCAAAGACAAAGTCTGGGAACGGCCAACAAAGCCGTTCAAACGGTCCGAAGAAGAACGGGCTTGGGCACGTCTGGGGGTTGATGATCCACATCAGGTGCTGGGCCAGAATGCGACCCAGAACCCGGGGCGTAACGCGAAACTGGGCAGCACACGCCGCCTACCGCCGACTGAACGCCGTGCAATCGAAATTCTGGAAGCCAAGGACACCCAGTCCAAGCCACAGATTCGCAAGCAATACAAAGCGTTGATCAAGGTTCTTCATCCCGACATGAATGGCGGGGACCGGAGCCAAGAAGAACAATTATCCGAAGTCGTTTGGGCATGGGATCAGATCAAGGCCAGCAAACATTTCCGCGAAAAAGACTAA
- the cobS gene encoding cobaltochelatase subunit CobS has product MADGTMETPVKPTEEISVREVFGIDSDMKVKGFAEKTDRVPEIDSTYKFDPDTTLAILAGFGYNRRVMIQGYHGTGKSTHIEQVAARLNWPSVRVNLDSHISRIDLIGKDAIKLRDGVQVTEFHEGILPWALRNPVAIVFDEYDAGRADVMFVIQRVLETDGKLTLMDQNKIITPHPSFRLFATANTVGLGDTTGLYHGTQQINQAQMDRWSLVATLNYLSHDAEAAIVLSKSPHFNTADGRKQISQMVTVADLTRTAFMNGDLSTVMSPRTVLAWAENTRIFQDVGYAFRLSFLNKCDELERQTVAEFYQRCFDEELPESAASMSLG; this is encoded by the coding sequence ATGGCCGACGGCACAATGGAAACACCAGTAAAACCAACCGAAGAGATTTCTGTTCGCGAGGTGTTTGGCATCGATTCCGACATGAAGGTCAAAGGTTTTGCCGAAAAAACTGACCGCGTGCCTGAAATCGACAGCACATATAAATTTGACCCTGATACGACATTGGCGATCCTCGCGGGCTTTGGCTACAACCGCCGCGTGATGATCCAAGGGTACCACGGGACCGGTAAATCAACGCACATCGAACAAGTCGCGGCCCGTCTGAACTGGCCATCTGTGCGTGTGAACCTCGACAGCCACATTTCGCGGATCGATCTGATCGGTAAAGACGCGATCAAACTGCGCGACGGCGTGCAAGTAACAGAATTCCACGAAGGCATCCTGCCTTGGGCGCTGCGCAACCCTGTTGCGATCGTATTTGATGAATACGATGCAGGTCGTGCGGACGTGATGTTCGTGATCCAGCGCGTGCTGGAAACCGACGGTAAACTGACGCTGATGGATCAGAACAAGATCATCACACCGCACCCGTCCTTCCGTCTTTTCGCGACAGCCAACACTGTTGGTCTGGGTGATACGACCGGTCTTTACCACGGCACGCAGCAGATCAACCAAGCGCAGATGGACCGTTGGTCTCTTGTCGCGACGCTCAACTACCTCAGCCACGACGCCGAAGCAGCAATCGTGTTGTCAAAGTCTCCGCACTTTAACACTGCAGACGGTCGCAAGCAGATTTCACAAATGGTGACAGTCGCGGACCTGACACGGACGGCGTTCATGAACGGTGACCTGTCCACAGTCATGTCACCTCGGACCGTTTTGGCTTGGGCCGAAAACACACGCATCTTCCAAGACGTTGGCTACGCATTCCGCCTGTCCTTCTTGAACAAATGCGACGAACTCGAACGCCAAACGGTTGCCGAATTCTACCAGCGCTGCTTCGACGAAGAACTGCCAGAATCAGCGGCCAGCATGTCTTTGGGGTGA
- a CDS encoding lysophospholipid acyltransferase family protein translates to MVHPMRHRIDPLIHERAPWLGRNTALTQVAQQSLDHLLGYGETVALAEKLENASAADVMHTMGQMLSQHVTATGLGHIPAEGPALIVANHPTGIADGIILHHLIAQRRPDTYFFANKDILRVLPQMDDMICPVEWRLEKRSRTSARETMQYVRKATDAGRLGVIFPSGRLAKRRGLRLWERPWMASAAMLARKFDLPVVPVNIRARNSALFYLFDRIHPTLRDITLFHETLNKHKQPFQVTVGPHIQGRTLPKSADDGIAVLRDATLLLGEKPTPEIDMMAVTRPLLSRLG, encoded by the coding sequence ATGGTGCATCCCATGAGACATCGCATTGATCCCCTGATCCACGAACGCGCCCCTTGGCTGGGGCGCAACACCGCACTGACGCAAGTCGCACAACAGTCGCTTGATCACCTGCTTGGTTACGGCGAAACCGTCGCCTTGGCAGAAAAGCTGGAAAACGCATCTGCGGCTGACGTGATGCACACAATGGGACAGATGCTGTCCCAACACGTGACAGCAACGGGTCTGGGTCATATTCCTGCAGAGGGTCCCGCATTAATCGTGGCAAACCACCCGACGGGCATCGCGGACGGCATCATACTGCACCACCTGATCGCGCAAAGACGACCGGACACCTATTTCTTCGCGAACAAAGACATTTTGCGTGTTCTGCCACAAATGGATGACATGATCTGCCCCGTCGAATGGCGGCTCGAAAAACGCAGCCGCACATCTGCGCGCGAAACGATGCAATACGTCCGCAAAGCAACGGATGCAGGCAGGCTCGGCGTGATCTTTCCGTCGGGGCGGCTGGCCAAACGACGCGGCCTGCGCCTATGGGAACGTCCATGGATGGCGTCGGCAGCAATGCTCGCGCGCAAATTCGACCTGCCCGTCGTGCCCGTGAACATTCGCGCCCGCAATTCAGCGCTGTTCTATCTCTTCGACCGCATCCACCCGACACTGCGCGACATCACACTGTTCCACGAGACATTGAACAAGCACAAACAGCCGTTCCAAGTCACGGTCGGTCCGCACATCCAAGGCCGCACCTTACCGAAATCAGCGGACGACGGCATCGCCGTGCTGCGGGATGCCACGTTGCTACTGGGTGAAAAGCCGACGCCAGAGATTGATATGATGGCCGTGACCCGACCACTATTGTCGCGTCTAGGCTAA
- a CDS encoding DUF4177 domain-containing protein: MSYEYAVVPAPKKGLKARGVKSTEDRFAYALQTIMNEYGAEGWEYVRTDTLPSEERSGLTGRTTVFQNMMVFRKPLAAAVPGAEPKPAALLAPPEPTPPTSPAAPDVAPAPPAVPTPAPDHMMKVDGAADQGRTEPPLKSD; the protein is encoded by the coding sequence ATGTCTTACGAATATGCAGTGGTGCCTGCACCGAAAAAGGGGCTCAAGGCCCGTGGTGTGAAATCCACCGAAGATCGTTTTGCATATGCCCTGCAGACTATCATGAACGAATACGGGGCCGAAGGGTGGGAATATGTCCGCACCGATACGCTCCCTTCCGAAGAACGGTCTGGCTTGACGGGCCGCACGACCGTTTTCCAGAATATGATGGTGTTCCGCAAGCCGCTGGCCGCCGCTGTACCCGGCGCGGAACCTAAACCTGCCGCGTTACTTGCGCCGCCAGAACCCACCCCACCGACATCACCAGCCGCGCCAGACGTCGCACCTGCGCCGCCAGCGGTGCCAACCCCAGCGCCGGATCACATGATGAAAGTTGACGGGGCCGCCGACCAAGGCCGGACAGAGCCGCCCCTGAAATCCGACTGA
- a CDS encoding lytic transglycosylase domain-containing protein, whose amino-acid sequence MNAKTLLGGILAICVGAAAMADTPVRPFSRDDAATLQAEAAANRLAGFRVQARPAHMIRYPAIVETRAPDVRPVARSSFLPNTRWTHKDGSDLWTRAAMTAISGHGDGLESLVPRDIDTWCPAYIENGPEQRRAFWVGVMSALAKHESTYNPSAVGGGNLWFGLLQIYPDTARRYGCYARTGEALKDPEDNLSCAARIMNVTVARDNAIAVRDSRWRGIAADWGPMSNRSKISEMAAWTNRQSYCKPQVNIRPQARPAGNWDVTVSTMTAPANG is encoded by the coding sequence ATGAATGCCAAGACACTTCTGGGGGGGATTTTGGCGATATGTGTGGGGGCCGCTGCCATGGCCGACACACCTGTCAGACCCTTCTCGCGCGATGATGCTGCGACTTTGCAGGCCGAGGCCGCTGCAAATCGCCTTGCAGGGTTTCGTGTGCAGGCCCGTCCTGCCCACATGATCCGGTATCCGGCCATAGTGGAAACACGCGCGCCCGATGTGCGCCCTGTTGCGCGATCCAGCTTTTTGCCGAACACACGTTGGACTCATAAGGACGGGTCTGATTTGTGGACGCGTGCTGCGATGACGGCGATTTCGGGTCATGGTGACGGGCTCGAATCACTCGTTCCGCGCGACATTGACACGTGGTGTCCTGCTTATATTGAAAACGGCCCCGAACAGCGCCGTGCGTTTTGGGTGGGTGTCATGTCGGCTTTGGCCAAGCATGAAAGCACCTATAATCCAAGTGCCGTGGGCGGCGGAAACCTTTGGTTTGGTCTGCTGCAAATCTATCCGGATACGGCACGCCGCTATGGCTGCTACGCCCGCACTGGCGAGGCGTTGAAAGATCCCGAGGATAACCTGTCCTGTGCTGCCCGCATTATGAACGTGACGGTCGCCCGCGATAACGCGATTGCGGTGCGCGATAGCCGTTGGCGCGGCATTGCTGCGGATTGGGGCCCGATGTCGAACCGGAGCAAGATTTCGGAAATGGCCGCTTGGACAAACCGTCAAAGCTATTGCAAGCCACAGGTCAACATCCGCCCGCAGGCGCGTCCAGCGGGCAATTGGGACGTGACCGTGTCCACTATGACAGCGCCTGCGAACGGGTAA
- a CDS encoding polyketide cyclase/dehydrase yields the protein MLKRALYVLLPAVILCCAFLGLYALALTGGANTVSFAFLIGFPMIAGAVIYYFKPKNQLNTLWGSILWLGGITLGSVALSFVSGLEGMVCIAMAVGPILFGVMLGGLFMVVALRWRDKSHGTLKAVVAPIMLLVALGYAKAPQTTYTISNTIIIQAAPADVYAMLQNIPDIAPSEVPTLPSHWLGIPKPTAAVWEDTSSGAVRHSYWGDGIHFRENITAVIPDKHIAWDFSFPENWIVDGIQDPHITVGSPYFDVLSGSYTLAATETGTQLTLTTRTYDGSELGAYAKFWHHFFFEDFHEAILTVVKNRVEAL from the coding sequence ATGTTGAAGCGCGCGCTCTATGTTCTTCTTCCGGCTGTCATTCTTTGCTGTGCATTCCTTGGTCTTTATGCGCTCGCGTTAACGGGTGGGGCCAATACGGTTAGCTTTGCTTTCCTCATCGGATTTCCAATGATTGCGGGCGCGGTCATCTACTATTTCAAGCCTAAGAACCAACTGAATACACTGTGGGGCAGTATTTTGTGGTTGGGTGGAATCACCTTGGGGTCAGTCGCCCTGTCCTTCGTGTCCGGTCTCGAAGGAATGGTGTGCATTGCCATGGCCGTCGGTCCAATCTTGTTTGGTGTGATGCTGGGCGGTCTATTTATGGTTGTTGCCCTTCGCTGGCGCGACAAGTCCCATGGTACACTTAAAGCCGTTGTTGCACCCATTATGCTGCTTGTTGCACTTGGATATGCAAAAGCACCGCAAACCACATACACCATATCGAATACGATCATCATTCAGGCGGCACCTGCTGACGTTTACGCAATGCTGCAGAACATCCCTGACATCGCACCATCCGAAGTTCCAACCCTGCCGTCACATTGGCTCGGCATTCCGAAACCAACAGCAGCCGTTTGGGAAGACACGAGCAGCGGCGCGGTGCGGCATTCGTACTGGGGTGACGGCATCCATTTCCGCGAAAACATCACAGCCGTCATTCCCGACAAACACATCGCGTGGGACTTCAGCTTTCCCGAGAACTGGATCGTAGACGGCATCCAAGATCCGCACATCACAGTCGGCAGTCCGTATTTTGATGTGCTTTCGGGCTCTTATACGTTGGCCGCAACTGAGACAGGCACGCAGCTGACATTAACCACACGTACCTACGACGGATCAGAACTAGGGGCGTACGCAAAGTTCTGGCATCACTTCTTCTTTGAAGACTTCCACGAAGCGATCCTCACAGTGGTCAAAAACCGCGTAGAGGCGCTGTGA
- the cobT gene encoding cobaltochelatase subunit CobT produces the protein MTKQNDNPADPFKKALAEATKVMADDAELAVTYSVDPAGQTAETIRLPQVSRRMTRDEVLLARGTADAFALRHKFHDPKTAARYMPQGQMARDLYDAMETARIEAVGAQHMPGTAGNIDAKIGNEAMRKGYDQVKDTASAPLSVAAGYLIRHLATGRDLPEGADNVMNQWRGFIEEQAGGTLENLTDMLEDQKAFAKFARQMIADLGYADQLGDDPDQIDDNQEDEAEEGADDNQDEPDSTGDDESEGDEAEASPEQTQEDQQDASQAEVSMDDQADAEMGEETEMPDGEAPLEPPAPQPVSAADPEYRVYSDADDEEIRAEDLAEPIELERLRAYLDQQLEPLKGAVSRLANKLQRRLQAQQNRSWEFDLEEGTLDAGRLARVVANPTTPLSFKQEKDTEFRDTCVTLLLDNSGSMRGRPISIAAICADVMARTLERCQVKVEILGFTTKAWKGGLAREKWLNDGRPATPGRLNDLRHIIYKQADAPWRRARPNLGLMMKEGLLKENIDGEALEWAHRRMLARHEQRKILMVISDGAPVDDSTLSVNPANYLEKHLRDVIAMVEKQRAVELIAVGIGHDVTRYYERAVTITDVEQLAGAMTEQLASLFDTDPRKRARVMGMRKAG, from the coding sequence ATGACCAAACAAAACGACAACCCAGCTGATCCGTTCAAAAAAGCGCTGGCTGAAGCGACGAAAGTCATGGCCGATGACGCGGAACTTGCGGTCACCTATTCCGTTGATCCTGCAGGACAAACAGCGGAAACGATCCGTCTGCCGCAGGTCTCGCGGCGTATGACCCGCGACGAAGTTTTGCTGGCACGCGGCACGGCAGACGCATTTGCGCTGCGCCACAAATTCCACGACCCGAAAACGGCTGCGCGTTACATGCCGCAGGGCCAAATGGCGCGCGATCTCTACGACGCCATGGAAACCGCGCGGATCGAAGCGGTCGGTGCGCAGCACATGCCCGGCACCGCAGGCAACATTGACGCCAAGATCGGTAACGAGGCGATGCGCAAGGGCTATGACCAAGTCAAAGACACAGCCTCTGCGCCCCTGTCCGTCGCGGCAGGCTACCTGATCCGGCATCTCGCCACCGGTCGCGATCTGCCAGAAGGCGCGGACAACGTCATGAACCAATGGCGCGGCTTTATCGAAGAACAGGCGGGCGGGACGCTCGAAAACCTGACCGATATGCTTGAAGATCAAAAAGCTTTCGCAAAATTCGCACGTCAGATGATCGCCGATCTCGGCTACGCTGATCAATTGGGCGACGACCCCGATCAGATCGACGACAACCAAGAAGACGAAGCCGAAGAAGGCGCAGACGACAACCAAGACGAACCTGACAGCACAGGCGACGACGAAAGCGAAGGCGACGAAGCCGAAGCATCGCCAGAGCAGACGCAAGAAGACCAACAAGACGCGTCGCAGGCCGAAGTGTCGATGGACGACCAAGCCGACGCCGAAATGGGCGAAGAAACCGAAATGCCCGACGGCGAAGCGCCGCTTGAACCGCCTGCCCCGCAGCCTGTTTCTGCCGCCGACCCCGAATACCGCGTCTATTCGGACGCCGACGACGAAGAAATTCGCGCAGAAGATCTGGCAGAACCGATCGAGCTGGAACGCCTGCGCGCCTACCTCGACCAGCAGCTTGAACCGCTCAAAGGTGCCGTGTCGCGTCTTGCCAACAAACTGCAACGCCGTCTGCAAGCCCAGCAAAACCGGTCTTGGGAATTCGACCTTGAGGAAGGCACGCTTGATGCGGGCCGCCTTGCGCGAGTTGTCGCGAACCCAACGACACCGCTGTCGTTCAAACAGGAAAAAGACACCGAATTCCGCGATACCTGTGTGACGCTTCTATTGGATAACTCAGGCTCCATGCGTGGCCGCCCGATTTCGATCGCCGCGATCTGTGCCGACGTCATGGCGCGGACGCTGGAACGCTGCCAGGTGAAAGTCGAAATTCTTGGCTTCACAACAAAGGCTTGGAAGGGTGGGCTTGCCCGCGAAAAATGGCTGAACGACGGACGCCCAGCCACGCCCGGACGCCTGAACGACCTGCGCCACATCATCTACAAACAAGCCGACGCGCCTTGGCGGCGTGCGCGGCCGAACCTTGGTCTGATGATGAAAGAAGGGCTGTTGAAGGAAAACATCGACGGTGAAGCGCTGGAATGGGCACACCGCCGGATGTTAGCCCGTCATGAACAGCGCAAGATTTTGATGGTGATTTCAGATGGTGCGCCAGTGGATGACAGCACCTTGTCAGTGAACCCTGCCAACTATCTGGAAAAACACCTACGTGACGTGATTGCGATGGTCGAAAAGCAAAGAGCGGTCGAATTGATCGCCGTCGGCATCGGGCACGACGTGACACGTTATTACGAACGCGCGGTCACAATCACCGATGTGGAACAATTGGCGGGTGCTATGACAGAACAGCTCGCCAGCCTGTTCGACACTGACCCGCGCAAACGCGCCCGTGTCATGGGGATGCGCAAAGCAGGGTAG